One segment of Thermococcus alcaliphilus DNA contains the following:
- the mtnA gene encoding S-methyl-5-thioribose-1-phosphate isomerase translates to MEIKYKPEELTKLPRSVEFREGKVYIIDQLLLPREFKVIPLSTVEEVARAIKTLQVRGAPAIGATAAYGLALLAENSKAKTKEEFFDEFYKAFEILRNTRPTAVNLFWALNRIKNLVEEHREESLGEIKRLIVEEAHKIADEDVEANLRMGHYAAEILPEGNVLTHCNAGSLATVHLGTVGAALRVMHKEGKLKLLWVDETRPVLQGARLSAWEYHYDGIPLKLISDNMAGFVMQQGMVDAIIVGADRIVANGDFANKIGTYSLAVLAKEHKIPFFTIAPLSTIDMSLKSGKEIPIEERPKEEVLTCGGCKIAPDVDVYNPAFDVTPHKYLTAIITDRGVVYPPFEKNLKKLFE, encoded by the coding sequence ATGGAGATAAAATACAAGCCCGAAGAACTTACAAAGCTCCCGAGAAGTGTGGAGTTCAGGGAGGGAAAGGTTTACATTATTGACCAGCTTCTGCTTCCAAGGGAGTTTAAGGTAATTCCTTTGAGCACTGTTGAAGAAGTTGCTAGGGCAATAAAAACCCTCCAAGTCCGCGGGGCTCCGGCAATAGGGGCAACAGCAGCCTATGGGTTAGCTTTACTTGCAGAGAACAGCAAAGCAAAAACCAAAGAAGAGTTCTTTGATGAATTTTACAAGGCATTTGAAATCCTTAGAAACACCCGTCCGACAGCGGTGAATCTCTTTTGGGCACTCAACAGGATTAAAAACCTTGTAGAGGAGCACAGAGAGGAAAGTCTTGGTGAAATAAAAAGGCTGATAGTTGAGGAGGCACACAAAATAGCGGACGAAGACGTGGAAGCAAACCTTAGGATGGGTCACTATGCGGCTGAGATTCTTCCGGAGGGGAATGTTCTAACCCACTGCAACGCTGGGAGCTTAGCCACAGTCCATCTTGGCACTGTTGGTGCTGCGCTTAGAGTTATGCACAAAGAGGGCAAGCTCAAGCTTTTATGGGTTGATGAGACTAGGCCAGTTCTCCAAGGCGCAAGGCTCTCCGCTTGGGAGTACCACTACGATGGAATTCCGCTAAAGCTCATAAGCGACAACATGGCTGGCTTTGTGATGCAGCAGGGAATGGTGGATGCGATAATAGTCGGTGCTGATAGGATAGTTGCCAATGGAGATTTTGCCAACAAAATAGGTACTTACTCTCTGGCCGTGCTTGCGAAGGAGCACAAAATACCCTTCTTCACCATAGCACCCCTCTCAACCATTGACATGAGCCTCAAGAGCGGCAAGGAGATTCCAATAGAAGAAAGGCCTAAAGAAGAAGTCCTAACCTGTGGAGGATGCAAAATAGCCCCCGATGTTGACGTCTACAACCCAGCTTTTGACGTAACGCCCCACAAATACCTCACGGCAATAATCACGGACAGAGGAGTTGTTTATCCACCTTTTGAGAAGAACTTGAAGAAGCTCTTTGAATAG
- a CDS encoding cell wall-binding repeat-containing protein, which yields MVAKKVLVWLFSALLLVSIIPTVTAANETSVGIVILVSDNEADLTLAQKLGESMNVSVIVAPWGVYDPNITAEVISAAPDKVLIIGGPAAVPKTYEDDLNEMGISWVRIWGKDRYETNIQVLQYVLENYPELLENVKIVIAHGRDIGAIKKVELEKAFPIYVDINRTENQTQILATIKVTSVVIIKTPYSENITVKVKKEIEKKIKANITEEQANISAETAWEAIEIAENKTSLAKTLLENSTTKLPAAEKLLELANKEIEKAKEAYESGKYGEAYGQAIAAKAHAEAVIRMASEKIQIMMKTNQTLRIKIRIEKLGGIIERFESIGLNVTEEKGLLEKAKEAYEKGSYKEAEQLIEQLRNMLKEKFHEEKLTIREKWKERKKREVPKMNRP from the coding sequence ATGGTGGCGAAAAAAGTATTAGTGTGGCTTTTTAGTGCTTTGCTTTTAGTAAGCATAATACCAACAGTCACTGCAGCAAATGAAACCAGCGTTGGCATAGTAATACTTGTGAGTGACAACGAGGCAGATTTAACCTTAGCCCAAAAACTTGGGGAAAGTATGAACGTGTCAGTTATCGTAGCTCCATGGGGAGTATACGATCCAAACATCACCGCAGAGGTAATAAGTGCAGCCCCGGACAAGGTGTTAATCATTGGTGGACCAGCGGCAGTTCCAAAGACCTATGAAGATGATTTGAATGAGATGGGAATAAGTTGGGTTAGAATATGGGGCAAAGACAGATATGAAACAAATATTCAGGTGCTTCAGTACGTTTTGGAGAACTATCCAGAGCTCCTAGAAAACGTTAAGATTGTCATCGCCCACGGAAGGGATATAGGGGCTATTAAGAAGGTCGAGCTTGAAAAGGCATTTCCGATATATGTAGATATCAACAGAACTGAAAATCAAACTCAGATATTGGCAACAATCAAAGTAACATCAGTGGTAATCATAAAAACACCATATTCAGAAAACATAACCGTGAAAGTCAAAAAAGAGATAGAGAAGAAAATAAAGGCAAATATTACTGAGGAGCAAGCAAATATAAGCGCAGAGACAGCATGGGAGGCTATAGAGATTGCGGAAAACAAAACATCCCTAGCCAAGACATTGTTAGAGAACAGCACTACCAAGCTTCCAGCTGCAGAGAAACTTTTAGAACTTGCTAATAAAGAAATCGAGAAAGCCAAAGAAGCTTATGAGAGTGGAAAATATGGAGAAGCTTATGGACAGGCAATAGCTGCAAAAGCACACGCAGAGGCCGTGATTAGAATGGCAAGTGAAAAAATACAGATAATGATGAAAACCAATCAAACTTTAAGAATTAAAATTAGAATAGAAAAGCTAGGCGGCATCATAGAGAGGTTCGAGAGCATTGGGCTTAATGTAACAGAGGAAAAAGGCTTGTTAGAGAAGGCAAAAGAGGCATATGAAAAGGGAAGCTACAAAGAGGCTGAACAGCTAATCGAACAGCTAAGAAACATGCTTAAGGAAAAATTCCATGAAGAAAAACTAACGATCAGGGAGAAATGGAAAGAGAGGAAGAAGAGAGAAGTCCCGAAGATGAACAGACCATAG
- a CDS encoding NTPase: MSLMKIFITGLPGVGKTTLVLKVAEELKAYNLKIGGFITQEVREKGRRIGFKIKALDTGEEGILAWVGDGYPRVGKYVVNLEDLNRVGVLAIIRALEDADLIIIDEIGAMEYKSREFAEAVEKAVKSEKPLLATVHRNYAKRFKDYGKLYVLTPENRDNVRQEIMESLRMLLKF; the protein is encoded by the coding sequence GTGAGCCTTATGAAAATCTTTATCACGGGCTTACCGGGAGTGGGCAAAACAACCCTCGTATTAAAAGTTGCCGAAGAGCTGAAAGCTTACAACCTAAAAATTGGAGGTTTTATAACACAGGAAGTAAGAGAAAAGGGTAGAAGAATTGGATTCAAAATCAAAGCCCTTGATACTGGAGAAGAAGGCATCTTAGCCTGGGTTGGAGATGGTTATCCGAGAGTAGGGAAGTACGTTGTTAATCTTGAGGACTTAAACCGGGTTGGAGTTTTGGCAATAATAAGGGCTCTTGAGGATGCAGACCTCATAATCATTGACGAAATTGGTGCAATGGAATACAAAAGCAGGGAGTTTGCAGAAGCTGTGGAAAAAGCTGTTAAGAGCGAAAAACCACTTTTAGCGACAGTTCACAGAAATTATGCAAAGCGATTCAAGGATTATGGAAAGCTCTATGTTTTAACCCCAGAGAACAGAGACAACGTAAGACAAGAAATCATGGAAAGTTTAAGGATGCTTCTAAAGTTCTAA
- a CDS encoding ABC transporter ATP-binding protein: protein MSCLDKLEVNVSFSYGEKQILKNVEFSARKGDLLAIVGPNGAGKSTLLKCLVGILKPSGYVRLNGLDLLSLKPKERAKHISYVPQSSFPEFAFTVEEFVELGTYATRGNVEEALRKVGMWERRKELVTKLSGGEYQLVLIARALAQGSDVMLLDEPTSHLDINHALQIMDLLKSIKDEKILVAVMHDLNLALNYADRVIVLNKGQIQWSGKSSALTPEVLEEVYGIKAKIVDVEGQRIVVALE from the coding sequence GTGAGCTGTTTGGATAAGCTTGAGGTCAATGTGTCGTTCTCCTATGGCGAGAAGCAGATTTTAAAGAATGTGGAGTTTTCAGCTAGAAAGGGAGATCTTTTAGCAATTGTAGGGCCCAACGGCGCTGGAAAATCAACCCTCCTGAAGTGCTTAGTTGGGATTTTAAAGCCCTCTGGATACGTTAGGCTAAACGGTCTAGATTTGTTGAGCTTAAAGCCCAAAGAACGGGCAAAGCACATCTCATACGTTCCGCAAAGTTCGTTTCCAGAGTTCGCGTTTACGGTTGAAGAGTTTGTTGAGCTCGGCACGTATGCAACTAGAGGCAACGTGGAGGAAGCATTAAGAAAGGTGGGAATGTGGGAAAGACGAAAGGAGCTTGTAACAAAGCTGAGCGGGGGAGAATACCAGCTGGTGCTGATAGCGAGGGCTTTAGCTCAAGGAAGCGATGTTATGCTGCTTGATGAACCAACTTCTCACCTTGATATCAATCACGCTCTCCAGATAATGGATCTTTTAAAGAGCATCAAAGACGAAAAAATCCTTGTGGCTGTTATGCACGACTTAAACCTCGCTTTGAACTATGCAGATAGAGTGATAGTCCTAAACAAAGGGCAGATACAGTGGAGCGGCAAATCTTCCGCCCTGACTCCAGAGGTTCTGGAGGAGGTCTATGGCATAAAAGCGAAGATAGTTGATGTGGAAGGGCAAAGGATTGTTGTGGCTTTGGAGTGA
- a CDS encoding FecCD family ABC transporter permease, whose product MKKIAPLLVSSVALILLGIIVGPVKIPFRDILAAFSLDTLKRAFLNPNSLSGNSYIVLQIRLPRVLLAYLVGVSLASAGTASQALFKNPLADPYIIGISGGAAVGASIAALYFPQYMGVLALVGASLAVVVVYRIARVNGHIPVDTLLLAGIALGFFTSALTSYLLYVGRERIHNAIFWLMGTFNGADWGDVKMVLFSSVVGVSILLFSWRELNLLLLGEESISMGLDINRYRKIVIGVISLLTSFAVATSGIIGFVGLISPHAMRIVFGPNHKRLLPASALFGGTLMVFADILARILLKPAEVPVGIITALFGAPFFLYLLIKKKRGELFG is encoded by the coding sequence ATGAAGAAAATCGCACCACTATTGGTATCGTCGGTAGCCCTTATCCTCTTGGGGATAATTGTTGGGCCAGTAAAGATACCTTTCCGAGATATTTTAGCAGCGTTTAGCTTGGATACTCTAAAGAGGGCATTTTTAAACCCAAACTCGCTTAGTGGGAACAGCTACATTGTTCTCCAGATAAGACTGCCTAGAGTTCTACTGGCATATCTTGTTGGGGTAAGCTTGGCTTCAGCAGGTACTGCCTCCCAAGCTCTCTTTAAAAATCCGCTTGCAGATCCGTATATAATCGGGATAAGTGGAGGGGCTGCGGTTGGAGCATCAATAGCAGCCTTATACTTTCCCCAATACATGGGTGTTCTTGCATTGGTAGGTGCTTCCTTGGCGGTTGTTGTAGTGTATAGGATTGCAAGGGTTAATGGTCATATTCCGGTGGATACGTTGCTTTTAGCAGGAATTGCTCTGGGATTTTTTACAAGTGCTCTAACATCTTATCTCCTATACGTAGGCAGGGAGAGAATACACAACGCAATCTTTTGGCTTATGGGAACATTTAACGGAGCCGATTGGGGAGACGTTAAGATGGTTTTGTTTTCATCTGTAGTAGGGGTTAGTATTTTGCTTTTCAGCTGGAGGGAGCTAAATCTGCTCCTTTTGGGGGAGGAGAGCATTTCAATGGGCCTTGATATAAATCGCTACAGAAAAATAGTAATTGGTGTTATCTCTCTTTTGACGTCATTTGCCGTGGCTACCAGCGGAATAATAGGGTTTGTGGGTCTGATAAGCCCGCATGCCATGAGGATAGTGTTTGGCCCAAATCATAAGAGACTTTTACCTGCTTCAGCCCTTTTTGGAGGAACTTTAATGGTTTTTGCCGACATACTTGCCAGAATACTCCTAAAGCCGGCAGAAGTTCCGGTGGGAATTATTACAGCTCTCTTTGGAGCTCCGTTTTTCCTCTACCTTCTCATAAAGAAAAAGAGGGGTGAGCTGTTTGGATAA
- the trm5b gene encoding tRNA (guanine(37)-N1)-methyltransferase Trm5b, which translates to MLGIKVPKKEAEKVRKKLIELGLLDTNFKVKHEGEFVIFPVKEKVEGFDIVDETFERAKRRPHSYREVVEIPSELKPLLPSSFDIIGDIAIIELPEELIPYGENIGRAILKAHKHIKAVFAKGSKVLGEYRVRELIHLAGEKRTETIHRENGIRLKLDVAKVYFSPRLATERMRIFEKTKEGEIIFDMFAGIGPYSILLAKKAKIVFACDINPWAIKYLEENKKLNKVENVIPILGDVRKVAGQIKADRVIMNLPKFAHEFLKEAMISVKKGGVVHYYGFSHEDNLFDEHIERIERVAEELGKSVKILEKRKVRPYAPYQFNIAIDFAVF; encoded by the coding sequence ATGCTGGGGATAAAGGTTCCAAAGAAGGAGGCTGAGAAAGTTAGAAAAAAGCTCATTGAACTCGGCCTATTGGATACTAATTTTAAGGTCAAGCATGAGGGAGAATTCGTGATATTCCCCGTAAAAGAAAAGGTAGAGGGCTTTGATATTGTTGATGAAACTTTTGAAAGAGCCAAAAGGCGGCCCCATAGCTACAGAGAGGTTGTAGAAATTCCTTCTGAACTCAAACCCCTTCTTCCATCGTCCTTCGACATAATAGGGGACATCGCCATAATAGAACTCCCAGAGGAGCTCATCCCGTATGGGGAAAACATTGGAAGAGCAATATTGAAAGCACACAAGCACATAAAGGCAGTCTTTGCGAAAGGGAGCAAAGTTTTAGGAGAATACAGGGTGAGGGAGCTCATTCATCTTGCGGGAGAGAAGAGAACTGAAACAATCCATAGGGAAAACGGAATAAGGCTGAAGCTCGATGTTGCAAAGGTTTATTTTTCCCCAAGGCTTGCAACGGAGAGAATGAGAATTTTTGAAAAGACTAAAGAGGGAGAGATCATTTTTGACATGTTTGCCGGAATTGGCCCTTATTCAATCCTCCTCGCAAAGAAAGCAAAGATAGTCTTTGCGTGTGACATAAACCCCTGGGCAATAAAATATTTAGAAGAAAACAAAAAGCTGAATAAGGTTGAAAACGTTATCCCGATTCTCGGAGACGTGAGAAAAGTAGCGGGCCAGATAAAAGCCGATCGTGTGATAATGAACCTCCCCAAGTTTGCCCACGAATTCCTAAAGGAAGCAATGATAAGCGTCAAAAAAGGTGGAGTGGTTCACTACTATGGATTTTCACATGAGGATAACCTCTTTGACGAGCACATAGAGAGGATAGAGAGGGTTGCAGAGGAGCTTGGAAAAAGCGTGAAGATTCTCGAAAAAAGGAAAGTAAGGCCATATGCTCCGTATCAGTTCAACATCGCGATTGATTTTGCCGTGTTTTGA
- a CDS encoding RNA-guided endonuclease InsQ/TnpB family protein, translating to MNKKTYKLLRILSHLSKDLYNITLYTVKQHYELNGTFLPYAKAYHLVKDTGPYKLLPSQVAQQTMKIVERNFRSFFHVLNERKKGNYNRPVSPPKYLPKNGHFILIFPYQSFRVKEDRIILTLGKNFAEKYGIKHLEIPLPKNVKGHRIKEIRILPRYNALWFEVEYVYEIQPEKKELDRSKYLAIDLGLNNFATCVSTTGTAFIIEGRG from the coding sequence GTGAACAAAAAAACATACAAACTCCTGAGAATACTCTCCCACCTCTCCAAAGACCTCTACAACATCACCCTCTACACGGTCAAACAACACTACGAGCTGAACGGGACTTTTCTACCCTACGCCAAAGCATATCACTTGGTCAAGGATACTGGACCCTACAAACTCCTCCCAAGCCAAGTAGCCCAACAAACGATGAAAATCGTTGAAAGAAACTTCCGCTCCTTCTTCCACGTGCTCAACGAGAGAAAGAAAGGCAACTACAACAGACCCGTGAGCCCGCCAAAATACCTTCCAAAAAACGGACACTTCATCCTAATCTTCCCATACCAGTCCTTCAGAGTGAAAGAGGACAGGATTATCCTCACTCTCGGAAAGAACTTCGCCGAGAAGTATGGCATTAAACACCTTGAAATCCCACTCCCAAAGAACGTTAAAGGCCACAGGATTAAGGAAATCCGCATTCTTCCGAGATACAACGCCCTCTGGTTTGAAGTCGAATACGTTTACGAAATCCAGCCAGAAAAGAAGGAGTTAGACCGCTCAAAATACCTCGCCATTGATTTAGGTCTGAATAACTTCGCAACCTGCGTTTCCACCACTGGGACGGCCTTCATAATTGAAGGCCGGGGTTGA
- a CDS encoding RNA-guided endonuclease TnpB family protein translates to MKSFNRWWNKEKAKLQSQYDRQGIKFGRKMVWLLKKRRNVVNDFMNKAVNYIVNYCLENDIGNVVIGELKGIKQNTNLGKRNNQNFHYIPYGIFKQKLKAKCERYGINYIEVDEAYTSKVDALALEPIEKREKYLGKRVKRGLFQSSTGVLINADVNGALNILRKVAGDSPVGEIAGSGLVNRPVRIKLPWGGLTPHEAPLLRG, encoded by the coding sequence TTGAAGAGCTTCAACCGGTGGTGGAACAAGGAGAAGGCGAAGCTCCAAAGCCAGTATGACAGGCAGGGGATTAAATTTGGGCGAAAGATGGTGTGGCTTCTCAAGAAGCGGAGGAACGTGGTGAACGACTTTATGAACAAAGCCGTGAACTACATAGTGAACTACTGCCTTGAGAATGATATTGGGAACGTCGTTATCGGGGAGCTGAAGGGAATAAAGCAGAACACCAATCTTGGAAAGAGGAACAACCAGAACTTCCATTATATTCCTTATGGCATCTTCAAGCAAAAACTAAAAGCAAAGTGCGAGCGGTATGGTATCAACTACATCGAGGTTGATGAGGCTTACACGAGCAAGGTTGATGCTCTCGCTCTCGAACCGATTGAAAAGAGGGAGAAGTATCTTGGAAAGAGGGTGAAGCGCGGGTTATTCCAGTCTTCCACTGGTGTTTTGATAAACGCCGACGTGAACGGTGCTTTGAACATTTTGAGAAAGGTAGCCGGCGATTCTCCCGTTGGGGAGATAGCCGGTAGTGGCCTTGTGAACAGGCCAGTGAGGATTAAACTACCTTGGGGTGGTCTAACTCCTCACGAAGCCCCCCTATTGAGGGGGTAG
- a CDS encoding DUF192 domain-containing protein yields the protein MLINKTKGKIWGGKVKVANTFFRRFRGLMLKPNIDYALVFILPAETRINASIHMFFMLQSIDVIFLNSSREVVDLKRARPWRIYVPRESAKYIIEAPMGVVEYLNAEIGDEIDWKVEEERKAVPSPVGALNKIDIKSSNSAISLAEPKPKLKGK from the coding sequence ATGCTGATAAACAAAACAAAGGGCAAAATCTGGGGTGGAAAGGTCAAAGTTGCGAATACGTTCTTTAGGAGATTTAGGGGGTTAATGCTAAAACCTAACATAGACTATGCCCTCGTGTTTATCTTGCCAGCGGAGACAAGAATAAACGCCTCAATTCATATGTTCTTCATGCTCCAGAGTATAGATGTTATCTTCTTGAACTCTTCCCGGGAAGTTGTTGATCTAAAAAGGGCCCGCCCGTGGAGAATTTATGTGCCGAGGGAAAGCGCTAAATACATAATTGAGGCTCCTATGGGTGTTGTCGAGTATTTAAACGCCGAAATTGGGGATGAAATTGATTGGAAAGTTGAGGAGGAAAGAAAAGCCGTTCCCTCTCCCGTTGGAGCTTTAAACAAAATAGACATAAAGAGCTCAAACAGCGCGATAAGCCTTGCAGAGCCCAAACCCAAGCTTAAGGGGAAATGA
- a CDS encoding sulfide/dihydroorotate dehydrogenase-like FAD/NAD-binding protein: MGYKITKKENLSAIDFFMEVEAPHIAKSWKPGQFVVLIPDEKGERVPMSVYYAKDGKIGMFIRRHGVTTLKLWHEFHVGDEILSITGPLGKPIEVKHYGNVVFAADAVCAQAEAYATLKAMKEAGNYTIAIHSFENKDNTYPEEYLAKPVADEFYITTEDGSVGRKGHYLDVLKELIEQDKVDIVFAGGKLGSLKKLAELTRPYGIPTIVTVRQIMVDGTGMCGSCRVLYDGEIKFACRDGPMLDAHKIDWDDAIKRNARFAEQEKLARERYIAKLREKGVI, encoded by the coding sequence GTGGGGTATAAGATAACAAAAAAGGAAAACCTGAGTGCAATTGACTTTTTTATGGAAGTTGAGGCACCTCATATAGCAAAATCCTGGAAGCCCGGACAGTTCGTCGTTTTGATTCCAGATGAAAAAGGGGAAAGAGTTCCAATGTCCGTGTACTACGCAAAAGACGGCAAGATAGGGATGTTCATAAGAAGACACGGCGTCACAACCCTCAAACTGTGGCACGAATTTCATGTTGGGGACGAAATTCTAAGCATAACTGGCCCTCTTGGAAAGCCAATTGAAGTTAAGCACTATGGAAACGTAGTCTTTGCGGCTGATGCGGTATGTGCACAGGCGGAAGCCTATGCTACACTCAAGGCTATGAAAGAAGCGGGCAATTACACAATAGCCATCCACAGTTTTGAGAACAAGGACAACACGTATCCGGAGGAATACCTTGCGAAGCCAGTTGCCGATGAGTTTTACATCACAACAGAAGACGGCAGTGTTGGGAGAAAGGGCCACTATCTGGACGTTCTAAAGGAACTCATTGAGCAGGATAAAGTCGATATTGTTTTTGCTGGTGGAAAGCTTGGCTCGCTCAAGAAGCTTGCCGAACTAACTAGACCTTATGGAATTCCAACCATCGTTACGGTGAGACAGATAATGGTCGATGGGACAGGTATGTGCGGCTCTTGCAGGGTTCTTTACGATGGAGAAATAAAGTTTGCGTGCAGAGATGGGCCTATGTTAGATGCCCACAAGATAGACTGGGACGACGCCATAAAGAGAAACGCCCGCTTTGCAGAGCAAGAAAAGCTTGCAAGAGAGCGTTACATTGCAAAGTTGAGAGAGAAGGGGGTGATCTAA
- the gltA gene encoding NADPH-dependent glutamate synthase has product MARPKLIKERVPTPEVPVEERVKSFVEVNLGYDFASAVKEAERCIQCPPEYAPCIKGCPVHINIPGFIKALRENSENPDEAVKNALRVIWNDNTLPAVTGRVCPQEEQCEAPCVMGKVGDPINIGKLERFVADYARKHGIDEELLKEFISEENGIKGKVAVVGSGPAGLTCAGELAKMGYKVTIFEALHKAGGVLIYGIPEFRLPKEILDKEIAKLKELGVEIKLDHIVGKTVTLEELLEEYDAVFIGTGAGTPKLLNIPGILLDRIYTANEFLTRINLMKAYLFPEYDEPIAIGKKTIVIGAGNTAMDAARSALRLGSEVTIAYRRGREDMTARIEEITHAEEEGVKFEFFLNPVEFIGDENGKVKAVKFEKMRPLEERDAKGKRKIVGTGEYVTLEADTVIISIGLEPNRIISEEATALKTNPDGTLVVDENLMTSIPGVFAGGDAIRGEATVILAMGDGKKAAKAIDEYIQKKRLPA; this is encoded by the coding sequence ATGGCTAGACCCAAACTCATCAAAGAGCGCGTTCCTACTCCAGAAGTTCCAGTTGAGGAGAGAGTAAAAAGCTTTGTAGAGGTTAACCTTGGTTACGACTTCGCTTCCGCAGTGAAGGAAGCCGAGAGGTGTATCCAGTGCCCGCCCGAATATGCTCCCTGTATCAAGGGTTGCCCCGTTCACATAAACATTCCGGGCTTCATAAAGGCCCTCCGCGAGAACTCCGAGAATCCTGATGAGGCCGTTAAAAACGCTCTCCGCGTCATATGGAATGACAACACACTACCTGCCGTCACTGGCAGAGTTTGTCCCCAAGAAGAGCAGTGTGAAGCCCCTTGTGTCATGGGTAAAGTTGGTGATCCCATTAACATAGGGAAGCTCGAGAGATTTGTTGCAGATTACGCAAGAAAACACGGCATAGATGAGGAACTTCTTAAGGAATTTATTTCCGAAGAGAATGGGATAAAGGGGAAAGTAGCTGTAGTAGGTTCAGGACCAGCAGGGCTGACCTGTGCTGGAGAACTGGCAAAAATGGGCTACAAGGTAACAATTTTTGAAGCCCTCCACAAGGCCGGAGGAGTTCTCATCTATGGCATCCCTGAATTCAGACTCCCAAAAGAGATACTCGATAAAGAAATAGCCAAACTTAAGGAACTCGGAGTGGAGATAAAGCTTGATCACATAGTAGGAAAAACGGTGACCCTCGAAGAGCTTCTTGAGGAGTACGATGCCGTCTTCATAGGAACCGGAGCTGGAACACCAAAGCTTCTCAACATACCTGGTATACTCCTAGACAGAATTTACACCGCCAACGAGTTCCTTACAAGGATAAACCTCATGAAAGCTTACCTCTTCCCAGAATATGACGAGCCTATAGCTATAGGAAAGAAGACCATCGTGATTGGAGCCGGGAATACAGCTATGGACGCGGCTCGTTCCGCCCTTAGGCTGGGGAGTGAGGTGACCATAGCCTACCGTCGCGGAAGGGAGGACATGACTGCCCGTATTGAAGAGATAACCCACGCCGAGGAAGAGGGCGTTAAGTTCGAGTTCTTCCTCAATCCAGTTGAGTTCATTGGTGACGAGAACGGAAAGGTGAAGGCAGTTAAATTCGAGAAGATGAGACCTCTTGAGGAAAGAGATGCCAAAGGAAAGAGAAAGATAGTGGGGACTGGTGAGTACGTCACACTTGAGGCAGATACCGTCATAATATCCATCGGTCTAGAGCCCAACAGAATAATAAGCGAGGAGGCAACAGCTCTAAAGACTAACCCCGATGGAACCCTTGTGGTTGATGAAAACCTCATGACAAGCATCCCCGGAGTTTTTGCGGGTGGAGATGCCATAAGGGGAGAGGCAACCGTTATCCTAGCTATGGGGGACGGAAAGAAGGCCGCGAAGGCAATAGATGAATACATCCAGAAGAAGCGTCTTCCGGCTTAG
- a CDS encoding 2-oxoacid:ferredoxin oxidoreductase subunit gamma produces MRKEVLIGGFGGQGVILASVILGRAAAVYEGLYAVQTQAYGPESRGGASRAEVVISDEPIDYPKALAPDYAVLLSQQAYEKYLPLVKKGGIVVVEKDLVPNRNEELEKNFKVFAIPLTEIAEETTGLSLTMNILTLGLLVKLTGIVSEDSIEKAVLDSVPKGTENINLRALKKGFELGEKALKGEI; encoded by the coding sequence ATGAGGAAGGAAGTCCTTATAGGCGGCTTTGGTGGGCAAGGAGTTATCTTAGCGAGTGTTATCCTTGGAAGAGCAGCGGCAGTCTATGAGGGTCTTTACGCAGTTCAAACCCAGGCTTATGGGCCGGAGTCAAGAGGAGGGGCAAGCAGAGCTGAAGTTGTAATAAGTGACGAGCCAATAGACTATCCCAAAGCACTGGCTCCGGATTATGCAGTTTTGCTTTCCCAGCAGGCTTATGAGAAATACCTTCCTCTTGTAAAGAAAGGAGGCATCGTGGTAGTCGAGAAGGACTTGGTTCCCAATAGAAATGAAGAGCTTGAGAAAAATTTCAAAGTTTTTGCAATTCCTTTAACAGAAATAGCGGAAGAAACCACAGGGCTTAGCCTAACAATGAACATTCTAACCCTCGGACTCTTAGTTAAGCTTACTGGTATTGTGAGCGAAGACTCCATAGAAAAAGCCGTTCTTGATTCAGTTCCTAAGGGAACCGAAAACATAAATCTAAGGGCTCTCAAAAAGGGCTTTGAACTCGGTGAAAAAGCCCTTAAAGGGGAGATTTAA